The proteins below are encoded in one region of Methanobacterium sp.:
- a CDS encoding TRC40/GET3/ArsA family transport-energizing ATPase, with protein sequence MAFKDLFKFNKGKTTFVFIGGKGGVGKTTVSAATALWFARHGKKTLVISTDPAHSLSDSFERNIGHNPTPIAENLEAVEIDPEVAMKDYQAKMQEQQAMNPGMDMGLLQDQMDMASMAPGIDETAAFDKFLQYMTTDEYDIVVFDTAPTGHTLRLLSFPEMMDSWVGKMIKIRRQVGSMAKAFKNIMPFMGDEEEEDRALEDMEETKKKIREARGVLADPERTSFKMVVIPEEMSIYESERAMEALAKYNMMADGVIVNQIQPEEADCEFCAARRKIQEERLKTIHEKFGKQLIAQIPLQAEEVKGMDKLKKIGEVLYEESVT encoded by the coding sequence ATGGCATTTAAAGATCTTTTTAAATTCAACAAAGGAAAAACAACATTCGTATTCATTGGAGGAAAAGGAGGAGTCGGTAAAACAACTGTATCTGCCGCTACAGCATTATGGTTTGCAAGGCATGGTAAAAAGACTCTTGTTATTTCCACAGACCCTGCACACTCCCTATCTGACTCTTTTGAGCGGAACATAGGACATAATCCAACACCTATAGCTGAAAACCTTGAAGCAGTGGAAATCGACCCTGAAGTGGCTATGAAGGACTACCAGGCAAAGATGCAGGAACAGCAAGCTATGAATCCTGGTATGGATATGGGATTACTCCAGGATCAGATGGATATGGCTTCAATGGCTCCTGGTATTGATGAAACTGCAGCATTTGATAAATTCCTTCAGTACATGACCACTGATGAATATGACATAGTTGTATTTGATACTGCTCCAACAGGGCACACATTACGTTTACTTTCATTTCCTGAAATGATGGATTCATGGGTAGGGAAGATGATAAAGATCAGGCGCCAGGTTGGAAGCATGGCCAAGGCATTTAAAAACATTATGCCATTTATGGGTGATGAAGAAGAGGAAGACCGTGCTTTAGAGGATATGGAAGAAACTAAAAAGAAAATCAGGGAAGCAAGAGGCGTTTTAGCTGACCCTGAAAGAACTTCTTTCAAAATGGTTGTTATACCTGAGGAAATGTCAATTTATGAGTCTGAAAGGGCTATGGAAGCACTTGCAAAGTATAATATGATGGCTGATGGAGTTATTGTAAACCAGATCCAGCCAGAAGAAGCAGATTGTGAGTTCTGTGCTGCAAGACGTAAAATACAGGAAGAACGTCTTAAAACAATCCATGAGAAGTTTGGAAAGCAGCTTATAGCACAAATACCGCTTCAAGCTGAAGAAGTTAAAGGTATGGATAAGCTTAAAAAGATTGGTGAAGTTCTCTACGAAGAGTCTGTAACTTAA